The Pantoea eucalypti sequence GCGGCTGCAGCAACAGCGTAGTTATCTTCTTGATTCTGTTAAATTCAGCCAGCCCGCTCCGCACGACACGCAGACACTCGTTGCCTGGTCACAATCAGAGGCTTTTGCCCAGCTTATCCAGCGCTACAGCGATTATCTCTATCGCGATCATCCTGATGCGGTTCGTGAAGCAAAGCCGGTGCTCTCTCTGTGGGCGCAATGGTATTTTGGCCTGCTGCTGCCCCCGATGATCATGGCGTTGTTACAGGAGTCGCGCGCGCTGGACTGCTCACCAGAGCATATTCGTGTCGGTTTTCATGAGAATGGTCATCCGGCCACGTTCTGGATTGATGTGCAGGAGGATGAAGAAGCCCGCTATCTTAACCCTCAGCAGCGTATTGATCGGCTGATTCAGCAGCATCTGATCCCGGTGGTTAATGGTATTACTCAGCATGGTGATATCAACGCCCGACTCATCTGGAACAACATGGGCTACTCATTGCAGTGGTTTCTGGGTGAGCTGAAAAGTCAGATCGATGAGACGCTGGTACTGCAACTGGAGCAGGCGCTATTCTTTAACCAGAAACTGCTGGATGGCAGCGAAAATCCGCTCTACCGCACCATGATCATGCGTAATGGCGAACTGGTCCGTCGCAGCTGTTGCCAGCGTTATCGCATTCCTGATGTCGAACAATGCGGCAATTGCACCCTGAGCGGCAGCTAAACAGACGTAATTACCACGAATTCTCCGTTTATCTCGTTTACAGGCACTGAGGCTTGTGGCAATTTTTACGCCTTCGATCAGCCTGGAGAGAAAGATGAGTCTGGAGTCCGTGCGCCAGTTCTTTGCCGAACACGCCCCTGAAATTGAAATTATCGAACTGGCAGAAAGCACTGCAACGGTCGGAATGGCTGCGCGCGCCCATGGCGTGACGCCAGGAGAGATTGCGAAAACCCTGTCACTGAAAGTGAAAAACGACGTCGTGCTGATTGTGACACGCGGCGATGCCCGGCTGGACAATCGCAAGCTGAAAGCCGCGCTAGGCGCAAAAGCGCGGATGCTGAGCGTTGATGAGGTTATTAACTGGACCGGCCATCCGGTTGGCGGCGTCTGTCCGTTCGGTCTGGAGAATCCGCTGACCGTTTACTGTGATGTCTCACTGCGCAGTTTCGACGAAGTGTTACCCGCCGCTGGCGCTATCCACAGTGCCGTCCGCATCTCGCCACAGCAGATGGCTGAGCTGACCAACGCCCGCTGGATCGACGTGTGCGAAGCGATGTAATGCTTTGCATCTCTTGATCCAGCCCTGATGCTGCACACCTCCTGACAGCGTTTATCAGCCTTTGAGGGTCATTGCCGCATCATGCAAACCTATCAGGCGCGCCAGTAAGCGGGTGAGTTAATCGCCCATCTCAGTCAGCCGCTTAAAGGCTTCTTCGATGATCGACAACAGCATCGTGTTATCGACGCGGTGCAGCACATGAACCCATGCGCCGCAGTGCTCAGGTACGCCGACAGCAAGCCGTAGCGGCTGACGATAACGCCAGCTTTTACCGCGCGTTGCACCGGGACGTAGCTCGATATCGACACGGTAATCGATGCCAGACGCGACCCGCTGGTTCAGCAGCCAGGCCACAACCAGTGCATCGTGGATCCAGCATCCCGCCAGTTGACGCGTTTCCATGGAATAGTTGATCCATGGACGCAGCGTGTCTCGCACAAAATCGGCCAGCGGATGATCGACAGCAGTAAGACGGGTGAGATCCTGCTGGGTCAGCAGCGTCTGCGTGGTGACATCCATTGGCACCAGCGTCACGGCGGCACCGCTGTGCAATACCTGATGCGCAGCCTCCGGATCCAGGCCAAAATTGGTGTCTTTGATATAATCATCCAGCGTAAACACGCCACCCATGATGACAATTTCTGCCACAGAGTCTGCCATCGCAGGATAGCGCTGCATTGCCAGCGCCACATTCGTCAGCGGGCCAATCGCCACCAGGGTAATTTCGCCCGGATTGTCGCAAATCAGTTTGCCCATCGCGTCAGCAGCATCAAACGCATCCGCTGCAACATCTGCTGGTTGACGCACGCCCTTCCACAGCTCACTCAGCGCAAGCTGATTGACCCGATTATCCAGCGTTTCACGCCACGGCGCAGGATCTTCCTGTAACGCCTGCGTCGCACCCTGGATGACCGGAACAGACGATCCCAGCCGGACAATCAGATCTTTGGCGACGCGCGCGCCCACGTCGCTGGGTGTATTGCCCGCCACGGTAGTGATTAA is a genomic window containing:
- a CDS encoding YbaK/EbsC family protein, producing the protein MSLESVRQFFAEHAPEIEIIELAESTATVGMAARAHGVTPGEIAKTLSLKVKNDVVLIVTRGDARLDNRKLKAALGAKARMLSVDEVINWTGHPVGGVCPFGLENPLTVYCDVSLRSFDEVLPAAGAIHSAVRISPQQMAELTNARWIDVCEAM
- a CDS encoding nucleoside hydrolase; this encodes MKRIIIDCDPGNGIAGANTDDGLAIALALASPALSLELITTVAGNTPSDVGARVAKDLIVRLGSSVPVIQGATQALQEDPAPWRETLDNRVNQLALSELWKGVRQPADVAADAFDAADAMGKLICDNPGEITLVAIGPLTNVALAMQRYPAMADSVAEIVIMGGVFTLDDYIKDTNFGLDPEAAHQVLHSGAAVTLVPMDVTTQTLLTQQDLTRLTAVDHPLADFVRDTLRPWINYSMETRQLAGCWIHDALVVAWLLNQRVASGIDYRVDIELRPGATRGKSWRYRQPLRLAVGVPEHCGAWVHVLHRVDNTMLLSIIEEAFKRLTEMGD
- the fhuF gene encoding siderophore-iron reductase FhuF; translated protein: MATVSAQEQRFNAQSMIFRQNDRPLAESLHERLQQQRSYLLDSVKFSQPAPHDTQTLVAWSQSEAFAQLIQRYSDYLYRDHPDAVREAKPVLSLWAQWYFGLLLPPMIMALLQESRALDCSPEHIRVGFHENGHPATFWIDVQEDEEARYLNPQQRIDRLIQQHLIPVVNGITQHGDINARLIWNNMGYSLQWFLGELKSQIDETLVLQLEQALFFNQKLLDGSENPLYRTMIMRNGELVRRSCCQRYRIPDVEQCGNCTLSGS